Sequence from the Corallococcus sp. EGB genome:
GAGGAGCGGCGGCTCTGCTACGTGGGCTTCACCCGCGCGCGCAAGCGGCTCTTCGTGAGCCTGGCGCAGTGCCGCTCCCTCTTCGGCGAGCTCAAGTACAACGCACCCAGCCGCTTCCTCGCGGACGTGCCGCAGGCGCTGTTCGGCTTCAAGGAGAACGACCTGCCGCCTCCGCCGCGCGCCGCCGCCATGCCGCAGCGCCGCCGCAACTGGGACGACGACGAGACAGGCCCGCGCGTGGACCGCAGCTACTCGCAGGCCTCGTCCGACATGGACGGCGTGGGCGGCGACGTGCGCGGCATGCGCGTGCGGCATGAACAGTTCGGCATGGGCCGAATCGTCGCCGCGGAGGGGTCCGGCCCCAACGCCAAGGTCACCGTGGAGTTCGGCGGCAGCGTGGGCCTCAAGCGCGTCATCGCGCGCTTCCTCATCCCCGGCTAGGCGACGAGCGGATCCGGTGGGGGCAGCGGTTTCCAGCAGGCGTGTGACACGCTGCCTGCCCGGCCAGGGTGCGGATTGACTTCCGGGGATTTCCCAATTGGGATGAGCGCCAACGAACGGAGGCGCTTCCCCCCATGGCGCTACGTCAACGATGGTGGACTTCCGCGCTGCTCGCGGGCTCCTTGAGTCTTCTGAGCGCCTGCGAGGGCCAGATTGCCGACGCGGCGAACCCGCGCAATCCGGGCCCTGGCGGGACGGCCAATCCTCCTCCTGGCGTGGAGCAGGCGGCGCGTTCGACGCGCGTCGCCCGGCTGACGCATGCGCAGTGGGTGAGCAGCGTGAAGGACCTGCTCAGGCTGGACGCGGCGCCCACGGCGCTGGCGCAGTCGTTCCGCGCGGACCCGTCCCAGAGCGGCTTCCTCTTCGACAACGACGCCCGCGCGCTGTCGGTGGATGAGGCGCTGTGGAGCGCCTACCAGCGCGCCGCGGCGGACCTGGCCGGGCAGGTGGCCGCGGACGCGACGAAGCTGGGCAAGCTGCTGCCCGCCGGCGCCACCACGGATGAAGCGCGCGCGAAGGCGTTCGTGGAGTCCTTTGGCCTGCGCGCCCTCCGGCGCCCGCTGACCGCGGACGAGGTGGAGACGTACCTGAAGCTGTACCGCCAGGGCCCGCAGGCGTACCCGGCGATGGCCGCGTTCCAGGGCGGCCTGCGGCTGGTGCTGGAGGGCTTCCTCCAGTCGCCCCTGTTCCTCTACCGCGTGGAGCGCAGCACGCAGGCGGCGGACGGGAAGGTGCCGCTGGATGGCTTCGAGGTGGCGTCGCGGTTGAGCTACGCGCTGTGGAACTCCATGCCGGACGACGCGCTGTTCGCCGCCGCGCGCGAGGGCCTGCTCGCGAAGCGCGAGGGCGTGGCCGCGGAGGCGCGCCGGATGATGGCGGACCCCCGGGCGCGCGACGTGGTGAACGCGTACCACCAGGCCGTCTTCGACGTGCCCCGCTACGCGAGCATCCGGCCCAACGCCACGCGCTTCCCCAACGTCACCGCGAAGCTGGCGGAGTCCGCGGCGAAGGAGAACGCGCTCTTCGTGCAGGACGTCGTCTTCGGGCGCAAGGGGCGCTTCACGGACCTGCTCACGTCGCGCGACACCTTCGTCAACGACGAGCTGGCGCGCATCTACGGCCTCACCGGGACGTTCACCGCGGACTTCGTGCCGGTGACGCTGGACGGGGCGCAGCGCCGGGGCGTGCTCACGCAGGTGGGCTTCCTGGCATCGCACGCGACGTCCATCGACCCGGACCCCATCCACCGGGGCGTGTTCCTGTCGGAGCACCTGCTGTGCCAGAAGATTGGCGCGCCGCCAGCCAACATCCCCGCGCTGCCCGCGCCCAACGGCCGCACCAACCGCGAGGTGGTGACGTCGCACACGGAGGCGCCCGGAACGGTGTGCGCGTCCTGCCACGCGACGCTCATCAATCCGCTGGGCTTCCCCTTCGAGAACTTCGACGCCGTGGGTGGCTACCGCACCACGGACAACGGGCACCCGGTGGACGCGTCGTCGTCGCCGGGCATCGGTGGGCAGAAGGTGTCGGTGAAGGACGCGCTGGACCTGGCGGACGTGCTCGCGAGCTCGCAGGCGGTGCACGAGTGCTACGCGCGCCACTGGGTGGAGTTCCTGAGCGGACGCCCCGCGGCGGCGGAGGACGACGCGCTGGTGGCGCGGTTGGGCAGGCTGTCACAGGCCGGGCAGTTGTCCATCGTGGACCTGGTCGTCGAGGTCGTGACGGGCGTGGGCTTCGTGAATCGCCACCCGGAGGAGCTGCCGTGAAACTGAGCCGTCGACGCGTGTTGCAGGGCCTGGGTGGCGTGGTGCTGGGGCTGCCGGTGCTGGAGGGGCTGTTGCCTCGGAAGGCCCAGGCGGCGGAGGCGGACGCGCTGCCCTTCGCCATCTTCCTGCGCCAGGCGGATGGTGTGGCCGCCGCGCAGAACACCTCCGAGCTGGGCAACGAGCCGGAGCGCTTCTGGCCGGAGCCGCTGGGCAACCTCACCACCACGACGCTCGCGGGCAAGTCGCTGGTGGAGCTGGCGGACCACCGCGCGCGCCTGCTGGTGGTGCGCAACGTCAACATGAAGGACTACAACTACGGGGACGGCCACGCCCGTGGCGCGCTGCAGGCGCTCACCGCGCGCGGCCCCGCCGTGGAGGGCGTGGGCGGCGACTCCGAGGCGTCCGGCGAGTCGCTGGATCACCGCATCGGCCGCGAGCTGAACCCGCAGAAGCGCGACTCGCTCTACCTCTACGCGGGGCAGGCCGGCGGGTGGCTGGGCGGCCCGTGCATCTCCCACCGGGGCAGCGCCTCGCGCCGGGCCGCGCTGCATGACCCGTGGGTGGCCTACCAGACCATGGTGGGCGGCCCCGGAGGCCTCACGCCGGAGGCGCGCGAGCAGCTGCTGGTGCGCCAGAAGAGCCTCAACGACCTGGTGTCGGGCCAGCTGAAGGCGCTCCAGTCGCGGCCGGAGCTGAGCAGCACGGACCGGCAGCGCCTGGACCTGCACCTGTCCAACGTGCGCGACCTGGAGGTGGCGCTGAGCTGCCGCGCCCGCGCGGATGAGGAGCTGCGGCTCCAGCAGCAGGCGCCCGGCTACAACAGCACGGACGGCGACAAGGTGTTGGCCACGGTGCGGCTCCACATGGACATCGCGGTGCTGGCGGTGGCGTGTGGCACCACGCGCTCGGTGGCCATCCAGGTGGGCAACGGCAACGACAGCTCCACGCGCTACCGAGACCCCACGACAGGGCAGTTGATGGAGAACTTCCACTACATCTCCCACCGTCGCGCGTCGCATGACGCGTCGGGCGGCATCATCGCCGGGTCGGACGTGCTGCACTCGCGCGTGGACGCGCAGTTCGCGCAGACCTTCAACTACCTGCTGGACCGGCTGGCGGCGTACGCCCTGCCGAACGGCAAGAAGCTGGTCGACCAGGGCGTGTCCGTCTGGTTCAACGACCTGGGCAACGGGCCGGCGCACTCGGCGCACAACATCCCCTTCATCCTCGCGGGCAGCTGCAACGGCTACCTCAAGCAGGGCGTGGCGGTGACGGTGGCCAACGGCAGCGGCAACCCCAACCTCAACAAGATGCTCAACACGATTGGCGCCGCGGTGGGCCTGAAGAACGCGGCCGGTGGCCCGCTGGATGACTTCGGTGACCCCTCGCTGCCCAAGGGGCTGCTGACGGAATTGCTGGCTTGATGCGCCGTTGACCCGATTCGACGCCGCCCTTCCTCCTTTGTTTCTGAACAGAGGAGGAAGGGATGTTCCCAGCAATCCGCAAGGCCTTCACCGCGTCGCTCGCGTTCGTCTCGCTGCTGTCCGCCGGTCCGGCGGCGGCGCACGGCTCCATGGAAGTCCCCCTGAGCCGCGTCTATGGATGTTTCAAGGAGGGGCCGGAGAACCCCAAGTCCGCCGCGTGCCGGGCCGCGGTGCAGGCCGGTGGGACGCAGGCCCTGTATGACTGGAACGGCGTCCGGCAGGGCGCCGCCAACGGGCGCCACCGCGAAATCATCCCCGACGGCAAGCTGTGCAGCGGCGCCAATGAGAGCCACAAGGGCTTGGACCTGGCGCGCGCGGACTGGCCGTCCACGTGGATCACCCCGGACAGCAACGGCCGCTTCGAGTTCGTCTTCCACGCCACCGCGGTGCACGCCACGGGCTACTTCCAGCTCTTCGTGACGAAGGAGGGCTACAACCCGGCGCTGCCGCTGAAGTGGTCCGACCTGGAGGCGACGCCCTTCTGCAACGTCACCCACGTGACCGCGGTGAACAACCGCTATCGCCTCGACTGCCCCTTCCCGGCTGCTCGGACGGGCTCGCACGTCATCTACGCCATCTGGCAGCGCGCGGACAGCCCGGAGGCCTTCTACGCCTGCACGGACGTGAAGTTCAGCAACACGCCGCCCCCTCCGGCGGCGTGGAAGGAGTTGGGACAGGTGCAGGCGCGTGAGGAGCTCCCCAGGTCGAGCAAGGTGACGTTCCGTCTCTTCGACAGCGCGGGCCGCGACGCCGAGTCGTATCCGCTCACGCTCGACGCGGCGACGCCCGCGGCCACGTGGATCTACCGGCTGGCGCAGCAGGTGAACGCGAGCTCCCGCCGCGCGCAGGTCGGCGTGCTGCAATCAAATGGCATCGTGACGCCGGTGCAGGACGCGCTGGGCAACCGCGTGTACGCGAAGGAGACGGGCGACTCGTTCCAGGTGGACATCGAGAAGCCCTCCACCGGTGGCGGCAACGATGGAGGCACCGGCGGCACGGCGCAGGACAAGTACCCGGCGGGCATCAACAGCTACACTGCGGGCACGCTGGTGGAGGGCACGGATGGGCTGCTCTACCGCTGCAAGCCGTTCCCGTACTCGGGCTGGTGCAACGGTGCGGCGTCGTACTACGCGCCCGGCACGGGCATCGCGTGGCAGGACGCGTGGGAGCGCGCCAACTAGGCCGGGCGGAGTAATCCAGGACCCACCGTGAAGCCGCCGCAACGCCCTGTATTTCCAGTGGCCGGCTCATGCCTTTCACGGTCCCCCCCCATTTCCTTGGGAATTTGACACTGTATAATGGCGGACAATTACGCTGATCATGGAACGAACGGGGGGAAAGGTCTGAGGCTGTCCGGACCCTCCGCCATGAGCGTGATCCTTCCGGTGGCAGCACGCCCCCACGGGTGCTGCCGGCGGGAGTTCCCCTGAACGCTGTGGAGTCAATTCCATGCCCAAGCCGTGGCCCCAGTGGCCTCTGCTCCTTGCCGGTCTCCTCTCGGCGAGCACATCCCTCGCGGCTGAGAAGCTCAGCCCTGTTGCTCCGTCCACGCTGCTGCAACTCCAGGTCCGGGAGCCAGCGCGTGTGGCGGAATCCCTGGCAAACCTCAAGGCGCAAAGCCTCAAGCTCGGGCTGGGGTCGCGGGACGACTTCCAGCTGTCCAGCTCCAGCACGGACTCCTTTGGCCAGACGCACGCGCGCTTCGCGCAGACGTACCAGGGCGTACCCGTGTGGGGCGCCATGGCCATCACCCACCAGGGGCTGTCCTCAGGGGACATCCGCATCACCACCGACGGCCTGCGCAAGGGCATCCGTCTGGACGTGACGCCCACGCTGGACGCGAAGTCCGCGGTGGCGAAGGCCACCCAGGAACTGGCGCCCAAGGGCGAGTTCGCCGTCGCGCCGAATAGCGAGCTCATCGTCTACCCCCAGACGCGACTCGTGAACCGCTACCCCGGCAAGCCGGCCGCGCAGCAGAACGCGGCGGACTTCGACACGGAGGTCGTCGCCTACCGGCTCGCGTACCACGTGCACACCGAGCTGGAGAACGCGAAGGACGGCGTCAAGCACACGGACTTCATCATCGACGCGCGGTCGGGCGACGTGCTGAAGAAGTGGAACTCGCTCCAGACGGCCGCCGCCAAGGGCCTCGGCCACTCGCAATACAGCGGTGACGTCTCGTTGGACGTCTTCCAGAACGCCCAGGGCCTCTTCGAGCTGCGCGACGTCACGCGCGCCGGCGGTGAGGGCATCCGGACCTACGACGTCAACCACGCCGCCGTGCAGAACGGCGTCGTTCCCACGCTGACCCTCTACACGGACGCGGACAATGTCTGGGGCGATGGGCAGAACTACATCGTCGGTGCCAACAACACCCTGAGCACCAACGGCCAGACGGCCGCCGTCGACGCGCACTTCGGCCTGCTGGCGACCTGGGACTTCTACAAGAAGATCTTCGGCCGCGACGGCATCGACGGCTTCGGCTCGCCCACCTACAACCGGGTGCACGCCAGCAACCTCTACAACAACGCCTTCTGGAGCGACGGCTGCTTCTGCATGAGCTACGGCGATGGCTCGTTCCCGGCCGCAGGCGGCTTCCGCTCCATGGGCGTGCTCGACGTGACGGGCCACGAGATGACCCACGGCGTCACCTCGCACACGGCCGGCCTCATCTACGACGGCGAGTCCGGCGGCCTCAACGAGGCCAACTCGGACATCTTCGGCACCCTGACGGAGTTCTGGGTGGCCAACGGCCGCGGCAGCACCATTGGTGACACGGGCGGCAACTGGCTCATGGCCGAGCAGCTCAGCGACTTCCCGCTGCGCGTCATGTTCCGCCCGTCGCTGGACGGCGCGAGCCCGGACGCCTGGTACCCCGGCATCGGCAACGTCGACGTGCACTACAGCAGCGGCCCGATGAACCGCGCCTTCTACTTCCTGTCCCAGGGCGTGCAGCCGCTGTCGGTCAGCACCGACTACTCCAGCAGGTACCTGCCCGCGGGCGCGAGGGGCATCGGCAACGACAAGGCGGCGGCCATCTGGTTCCGCGCGCTCACCACCTACCTGTTCCCGTCGTCCAACTACATGTCGGCCCGCACCAGCGCCCTCCAGGCCGCGGCGGACCTCTTCGGCTCCCAGTCCAACGAGTACCGCGCGGTGCAGAACGCCTTCGCGGCCATCAACGTGGGCTACACCGCCGGTACGTACGACGACCGCACGGCCCCCACCGTCGCCGCGAGCGTCTCTGGCAGCGCGCCTGACATCCAGCTGAAGGCGCAGGCCGACGACAACGTCGGCGTGGCCCGCGTGGAGTTCTACGTCGACGGCGCCCTGGCGGGGAACGTCCTCGCCCAGCCGTTCCAGATCCCGCTGGATGCCACCTCGCTGTCCAACGGCGCGCACACGCTGGTGGCGGTGGCGTTCGACGCGGCCGGCAACTCCGCTGCGTCCGCGCCGGCGAGCTTCAACGTCACGAACAGCTTCGATCAGCTCCTGATCAACCCGGGCTTCGAACAGAACACCCTGGGCTGGACGGATGACCCGTCGAACATCAACTTCCCGGTCTCGTCCGGCCCGCGCACCGGCCAGGGCTTCGCGTGGCTCAACGGCTATGGCACGACGCATATCGATCGGCTGTGGCAGGACGTCACCCTTCCCGCCGACGTCACCAAGGCCGCGCTGACCTTCTTCCTCAACATCACCACCGCCGAGACGACGACCACCGCCGTGCGCGACACGCTGACGCTGCAGGTGCGCGACACCTCGGGCACGGTGCTGGGGACGGTGGCGACGTGGTCCAACCTGGATGCGACGCTGGGCTATGCGCAGCAGAGCGTGGACCTGACGGCCTACGCGGGCCAGACGGTGCGAATCTTCCTGGAAGGCAGCGAGAACGCCTCGCTCGCCACCAACTTCCAGGTGGATGACTTCTCGCTGCGCGTCACCCGCACGGCGGACGCCGAGGCGCCCCGGGTGAAGGCCAACGTGGTCATCTCCGGCACGCGCGTGGGCTACTTCGCGGACGTGTCCGACAACGGCTTCGTCAACGCGGTGGAGTTCCTCGTGGACGGCGTGTCCCTGGGCAACTCGGTCAAGTCGTTCACCCGGGTCGTCAACCTCTCCACGCTGACGAGCGGCGCGCACACGCTCGTCGCCCGGGCCACGGACGCGGGCGGCAACGTGGGGAACTCTCCCGTGGTGACGTTCTACGTGGACGCCACCGCCACCCAGCGCGTGCTCAATCCCAGCTTCGAGACCTCCGGGAGCTGGACGAGCGCGACGACGGTGTCGGGCTCGACGGGCATCTTCAGCAGCGCGTCCTTCGCGCACACGGGCAGCCGCTTCTACATCTTCTGGACCTCCGGGCCGGTGCGGCACTCCGTCCGCCAGTCCGTGGCCATCCCGGCGACCTCGACCTCGGCCATCTTCAGCTTCTGGCTGCGCATCTACGACGGTGGTTTCACCGACGGCCTGGCCCACCACACCTTCAGCGCGAAGGTGAGGGACTCCGCCGGCACCGAACTGGCGACGCTGAAGACGCTCTCCAACGCGGATGACACCAACGCGGAGTACATCCAGCACCGCTTCGACCTGACCGCGTACAAGGGCCAGACGGTGCAGTTGTTCTTCGACGTGGACCAGATGGCGGCCATGCAGCTGCCGGACGGAGACGTCCAGTTCTTCCTCGACGACGTCAACCTGGTCACCTCGACCCAGGCGGACATCCAGCCCCCCGCGCTCACCGCGGCGGTCGAGGGCAGCTACGGGACGGTGCAGCTCAAGGCCACCGTGAGCGACAACGTCTGGACCTCCACCCTGGCGTTCCAGGTGGACGGCACCCCGGTGGTCTCGTTCACGGACGTCGCGGGCGTCTACGCGAAGGCGTTCGACACGAAGAGCCTGTCCAACGGCCCGCACGAGTTCAAGGCGACGGCCACGGACAGGGCGGGCAACACGACGGAGCGCACGGTGACCTTCGAGGTGCGCAACTCCACCATCCAGGACCAGGGCGCGCCGCACATCACCGCCAGCGTGGAGGGCCTGTATGAGACCTACACGATGCGGGCCGAGGCCACCGACGACACGGGCGTGACGTACGTGGAGTTCTACGTGGACGGCGCCCTGAAGGGCCGGGTCTCGTCCGCGCCGTACACGCTGCCGCTGTTCGCGATTCCGCTCGCGCCGGGGGAGCACGTGCTCGAGGCGGTGGCGTACGACGCCTACGGCAACTCGTCCAAGGCGACCACCCCCTTCACGCTCCTGCCCGTCACGGTGGAGTTCGCGGTGGCGCGGCTCGCGGTGCCGGTGGGTGGCTCCGTCACCCTGCAGGCGAACGTGGCGAACGTGGTGAACACGTCGGTGAGCTGGTCCGTGGCGGAGGGCCGCGTCTGCGGCACCGTCGGCGCGGACGGCGTCTACACCGCGCCGGTGGCCCGTGGCCTGTGCCACGTGTCCGCGGCGAGCGTCGTGGTACCGACGGCGAAGGCCGTGGCGGCCATCCAGGTCTACACGGGCGACATCAATGGCGACAACGTCGTGGACGGAGAGGACATGGGCCTGCTCGCGCAGGACTACGGCACCAACGGCTCCGAGGTGACGAACCTCGACGGGGCCGGCTCTGTGGACGACAACGACATCACCCTCTTCGTCAGCCAGTTCGGACGGTAATCCCCCATGAAAACGTGGATGAAGCTCATTGTTCCGCTCCTGATTGGGGCGCTGGCGGCCTGCACCGACCCCGACTCGGGGCCGGTGACGGTGACTCCGAAGACCGCGACGGTGAAGGCCGGTGAGAAGAAGGCCTTCAGCGCCTCGGTGAAGGACGCGAAGGAATCGCGCGTGCTCTGGTCGGTGGAGGGAGGCGACTCCCACGGCACCATCACCAGCTCGGGCGTCTACACCGCGCCGGCCGAAGCCGGCACGTACACCGTGGTGGCCACCAACGCGGTGGACACCTCGAAGAAGGACACGGCCACCGTCAAGGTGGAGCCTGCTGATGTCGGCGAGACGCCGACGGTCATCGTGAAGGTGACGCCGGAGACGGTGACCATCGGGCAGGGGACCGTCACGGACCTCACGGCCGAGGTCTCCGGTTCCTCCATCACCGCGGTGCAGTGGTCCGTGGAGGGCGGCGACGAGAACGGCACCGTCAGCAGCACGGGCCGGTACACGGCGCCGAACAAGTCGGGCACGTTCACCGTGACGGCCACCAGCGTGGCGGATGCGACGAAGAAGGCCTCCGCCACCATCACGGTGGAGCCGGTCGTCGTCGAAGAGGTGAAGGTCGCCGTGAGCCCCGCGTCGGGCAGCACGACGTGGGATGGCACCGTCCAGCTCACGGCCACGGTCACCGGCACCAACAACCTCGCGGTGCAGTGGGCCGTGGAGGGTGGCGACGCGAACGGCTACGTCAGCAGCACGGGCGTGTACCGCGCGCCGAAGAAGACGGGCACGTTCACCGTGACGGCCACCAGCGTGGCGGATGCGACGAAGAAGGCCACGGCCACCATCCGGGTGGACCCCGTCGTCGTCGAGACGGTGACGGTGACCGTCTCTCCGAAGACGGGCACGGTGGCGCAGGATGGCGCCTTCACCCTGTCCGCGCAGGTCACCGGCACCAACAACCAGGCGGTGCTCTGGTCCGTGGAGGGCGGTGACGCGAACGGCACCGTCAGCAGCACGGGCGTGTACCGGGCGCCGCGCCGCGTGGGCTCGTTCACCGTGACGGCCACCAGCGTGGCGGATGCGTCGAAGAAGGACTCCGCCGTCATCACCGTGCCCGCCGCCGGCACTGTGAACTACGTGGACCCCACGGGTACGGGCTGGCGCCTGGTTCGCAACGCCAGCCTGTCCTCGGGCAACACGCTGGTGCTGGACCTGGTGGGCCCCACGGGCCAGTCTGGCCGCGGCGCGGACCTGACGCTGGGGCTGGATGCGGCCACCGCGTCCTGGTCCACCGTGGGCGGCACCGAGTACGTGGCCAACGGTGGCTACGACCTGGGCGCCGCGCCCCACCTGCTCAAGTCTGCCGTGAAGGGCAGCACGCTGAGCGTGGGCGTGTACCAGAAGGGCGCTGCGGCGCATGCGTACGACGGCGCGCTGCTGTCCGTGGCGCTGACCGTGAAGGCCTCTGCCGAGACGCCGGCCGGCACCGTGGTGCCGCTGAACGTCCTCAAGGCGCACGCGCTGCCGGCCTCCGGCTCGCTGCAGGCCATCAACGTGGCGGTGGGCACCATCACCGCCGCGCAGTAGTCCGGAGTCCGAAGCAGTGAGAGCGGCGGCCTTCCCCAGGGAAGGCCGCCGTTTTCATTGATGCGACAGAGGGGGGGCTTCCACGGTGAAGGTCACCTCGCCCCGGGAGGGAATCTGGACCTTCCTGGGCGTGAAGCGGGGCCCTTCGTCCGGGTCGGCCGCGCGGGCGTCCAGCAGGTACTCGCCGGGTTCGACGCCTCGGAGGACGAGGGTTCCGCCTGGGGCAGCGTCCTGGTAGCGGATCATCCCCGGGCGCTCCACCTCCTTGAGCGAGATGAGCGCGGGCAGGGGCGTGCCGTTCGTGTCCCGGGCCAGGAGCCGCACCGTCGCGGCGCGGTCCAGGGCCACGGTGAGCGTGTCCATGCGGGCTGTCACCTGCTGCTCGAAGGGCCGCGTGTTCCGGCTCCGGAGCGACAGGGTGAAGGGTGGGGGCGGCAGCTCCGTCAGCGTGTAGACGCCGTCGCGGACGGAGACGTTCCGGGGGAGCGCGAGCCCGCGGACGAGGGCGGAGTCCGTGGGCTTGCCGAGGGTCGCCCGGAGGGACTCCAGTTGGGAGAGGACCTCGCCGGTCTCCGCGTCGTGGAGGTCGAGCCGCAGCGTCCAGCCGGGATCGAGCGTCAGCAGGCCCAGGTCCAGGTCCACGCCCTCCGTCAGCGTCACGGCGCGCTCCAGCGGCATGAAGCCAGGGGCCTCCACGGTCAGGACCACCGGGCCGGTGGCGGAGAAGGGACGCTCGAAGGACCCGTCCGGTGACACATCGGGCTGTTGGTGGTCCGGGAGGCCCGTCACCTTGAACGAGGTGACGGCCTGGCCTCCGGGGTCCACGACGCGGCCCCGGATGCGTCCGTCGCGCTCCAGGACGAGTTGGAGGGGCGCCTCGCTGGAGTCCACCCAGAGGGCGCCGTTCTCCGTGTCGGGCTCGCCTCCCAGGGAGCGCCGGGGGCGGAAGCTGTAGCCCGGCAGGTTGGCCCACAGCGCGTAGCGAGGGGCCACGAGCCCGCGCAGGGTGAAGCGCCCGTCCGGGCCCGTGCGGAGGCCGGGAGGACCCTCGTCGTAGTCGACTCGCCAACCGGATGAAGCGCTCTCGGGGAGGTCCGCGGTGATGACGACATCCGCGAGCGGCTGGCCCGCGCCATCCACCGCGATGCCGGAGCGCTCACGGCCTGCTTCCAGGCGCAGGGACACGTCTGGGTGTTCGCGCGCCTGGAAAGTGAGGGGCTGGGACACGGAGGCGTCCATCAGGTCTCCTCGGACGACGGCGCCCAGGAGGTAGGTGCCCGGAGCAATCCCTTGCAGATGGAAGCGGCCCTGTTCATCCGTCAGGGCCTGACGTGGCTCCTTGTACGGCACGTCTTCCTCCGCCGCCTGCGCCTCCGACTCCAACGTCACGTTCGCTCCCCGCAGCGGCAGTCCCCGCGAATCGGTGACGGTGCCGGACACGGAGGCGCCCCGGTCCAGCACGACCACCACGTCTCGCGAGGGGACGCGCACCGCGAGGGTTCGAGGCTGGAAGGACGGATCCTCCACGGACAGCTCACCAGTCCCCGCGCGCTTCACGTCCAGGATGAAGTGCCCGGTGGCATCCGAGCGCCGGGCTCCGCCTGCGTCGATGGCGTCCCTGTCGCCGAGCTTGCCCGACAGCGACAGGAGGATGCCCGCGACTGGAGCACCCGACGTGTCGACGACGCGGCCCTCCACGCTCTGCGCGCGCCGGAGCGTGAAGTCCAGGGGCGCCATGCCCTGCTGGAGCTTCCGCGCAGGTTCCTCCACGTCCAGGTAATGGGGCGCGAGGACCCGGAAGGTATGCGGCCCGGGCCGCGTGGGGCCCAGCAGGAAGCGGCCCCCAGCGTCCGTCACGGTGGTCGCCTCGGCGGTGAC
This genomic interval carries:
- a CDS encoding carboxypeptidase-like regulatory domain-containing protein; its protein translation is MVVALLAFLLWNTEAPSSTKDTPAPTASALKPVARATRVTTPPRPAGTARITGHVLGPSGPTAGVRVSASRVEPGVTLSERPCPSPTDQDDARAPLLKSGACSFDFERMQGESIEARDGEALVFAEATTDAEGRFVLEGLPEGHVTLWALGDTGAVSQGGVAVGSDNVELTLEQGVLFEGTVTDTDRKTPVPDARVTLVSRWHTRFFDAVTDAEGHFTVGPLPQGDYAAFVTAEGRSPWFQPELESLTALEPVVLARALSLSGQVLSADGAPVPGILVHLDGDTATASNQRTTTDGEGRFRFTAPAVLHQLNAESGGAFATLDVTPPLEHVELRLQPGVFVTGTVRDDAGQPIANARVETYREDGGPVTAEATTVTDAGGRFLLGPTRPGPHTFRVLAPHYLDVEEPARKLQQGMAPLDFTLRRAQSVEGRVVDTSGAPVAGILLSLSGKLGDRDAIDAGGARRSDATGHFILDVKRAGTGELSVEDPSFQPRTLAVRVPSRDVVVVLDRGASVSGTVTDSRGLPLRGANVTLESEAQAAEEDVPYKEPRQALTDEQGRFHLQGIAPGTYLLGAVVRGDLMDASVSQPLTFQAREHPDVSLRLEAGRERSGIAVDGAGQPLADVVITADLPESASSGWRVDYDEGPPGLRTGPDGRFTLRGLVAPRYALWANLPGYSFRPRRSLGGEPDTENGALWVDSSEAPLQLVLERDGRIRGRVVDPGGQAVTSFKVTGLPDHQQPDVSPDGSFERPFSATGPVVLTVEAPGFMPLERAVTLTEGVDLDLGLLTLDPGWTLRLDLHDAETGEVLSQLESLRATLGKPTDSALVRGLALPRNVSVRDGVYTLTELPPPPFTLSLRSRNTRPFEQQVTARMDTLTVALDRAATVRLLARDTNGTPLPALISLKEVERPGMIRYQDAAPGGTLVLRGVEPGEYLLDARAADPDEGPRFTPRKVQIPSRGEVTFTVEAPPLSHQ